One Kitasatospora sp. NBC_01287 DNA window includes the following coding sequences:
- a CDS encoding bifunctional methylenetetrahydrofolate dehydrogenase/methenyltetrahydrofolate cyclohydrolase, translating into MTAQILDGKATAAAIKSELAVRVAALKERGITPGLGTVLVGDDPGSHSYVRGKHRDCAQVGIASIQRELPATATQADVEAVVRELNEDPACTGYIVQLPLPKGLDANPVLELMDPDKDADGLHPTSLGRLALGIEGPLPCTPYGIVELLRRHDVEINGADVVVVGRGVTVGRSIGLLLTRRSENATVTLCHTGTRDLSAHLRRADIIVAAAGVPYLVKAEDVRPGAAVLDVGVSRTEAGLVGDVHPAVAEVAGWLSPNPGGVGPMTRAMLLNNIVEAAERQTAL; encoded by the coding sequence ATGACTGCCCAGATTCTCGATGGCAAGGCCACCGCGGCCGCGATCAAGTCCGAACTCGCCGTCCGCGTGGCGGCCCTCAAGGAGCGGGGTATCACGCCCGGTCTCGGTACCGTCCTGGTCGGCGACGACCCGGGCAGCCACTCCTACGTCCGCGGCAAGCACCGCGACTGCGCCCAGGTCGGCATCGCCTCGATCCAGCGCGAACTGCCGGCCACCGCCACCCAGGCCGACGTCGAGGCCGTGGTCCGCGAGCTCAACGAGGACCCGGCCTGCACCGGCTACATCGTCCAGCTGCCGCTGCCCAAGGGCCTGGACGCCAACCCGGTGCTGGAGCTGATGGACCCGGACAAGGACGCCGACGGCCTGCACCCCACCTCGCTGGGCCGCCTGGCGCTCGGCATCGAGGGCCCGCTGCCCTGCACCCCCTACGGCATCGTCGAACTGCTGCGCCGCCACGACGTGGAGATCAACGGCGCGGACGTGGTCGTGGTCGGCCGCGGAGTCACGGTGGGCCGCTCGATCGGCCTGCTGCTCACCCGCAGGAGCGAGAACGCGACCGTGACGCTCTGCCACACCGGCACCCGCGACCTCTCCGCGCACCTGCGCCGGGCCGACATCATCGTCGCCGCCGCGGGCGTCCCCTACCTGGTCAAGGCGGAGGACGTGCGCCCGGGCGCCGCCGTGCTGGACGTCGGCGTCAGCCGCACCGAGGCCGGCCTGGTCGGCGACGTGCACCCGGCCGTCGCCGAGGTGGCCGGCTGGCTGTCACCGAACCCGGGTGGTGTCGGCCCGATGACCCGCGCCATGCTGCTCAACAACATCGTCGAGGCGGCCGAGCGTCAGACCGCCCTCTAG
- a CDS encoding DUF3017 domain-containing protein: protein MRQWPITVVLAVAGLGLLDAWLDDFRYGLLTIGGGMLLGALLRLLLPEVGLLAVRSRFTDVLVLLFFATVIVLLALVVQPDPWLRLPAVEDIGSYIGQRH from the coding sequence GTGCGGCAGTGGCCGATAACCGTGGTCCTGGCGGTGGCCGGCCTCGGGCTGCTGGACGCCTGGCTCGACGACTTCCGCTACGGCCTGCTGACCATCGGCGGCGGCATGCTCCTGGGCGCGCTGCTGCGGCTGCTGCTGCCCGAGGTCGGGCTGCTCGCGGTGCGCAGCCGGTTCACCGACGTGCTGGTGCTGCTCTTCTTCGCGACCGTGATCGTGCTGCTCGCCCTGGTCGTCCAGCCGGACCCGTGGCTGCGACTGCCCGCGGTGGAGGACATCGGCAGCTACATCGGCCAGCGGCACTGA
- a CDS encoding malate dehydrogenase, producing the protein MTRTPVNVTVTGAAGQIGYALLFRIASGHLLGADVPVNLRLLEIPQGLKAAEGVAMELDDCAFPLLRDITITDQANVAFDGANVGLLVGARPRTAGMERGDLLSANGGIFGPQGKAINDNAADDIKVLVVGNPANTNALIAQRNAPDVPAERFTAMTRLDHNRAAAQLAKKAGVTVEDVKKVTIWGNHSATQYPDLFHAEISGKAAFDAVGGDQKWVEDFFIPKVAKRGAEIIEVRGASSAASAANAAIDHVFTWVNGTPAGDWTSMGIVSDGSYGVPAGLISSFPVTTANGAFEIVQGLEISDFDRARIDASVGELAEERDAVAELGLI; encoded by the coding sequence ATGACTCGCACCCCCGTCAACGTCACCGTCACTGGAGCGGCCGGCCAGATCGGCTACGCCCTCCTCTTCCGCATCGCCTCGGGCCACCTGCTCGGTGCGGACGTGCCGGTGAACCTGCGCCTGCTGGAGATCCCGCAGGGCCTCAAGGCCGCCGAGGGCGTCGCGATGGAGCTCGACGACTGCGCCTTCCCGCTGCTGCGCGACATCACCATCACCGACCAGGCGAACGTGGCCTTCGACGGTGCCAACGTGGGCCTGCTGGTCGGCGCCCGCCCGCGCACCGCCGGCATGGAGCGCGGCGACCTGCTCTCGGCCAACGGCGGCATCTTCGGCCCGCAGGGCAAGGCCATCAACGACAACGCCGCGGACGACATCAAGGTCCTGGTGGTCGGCAACCCGGCCAACACCAACGCCCTGATCGCCCAGCGCAACGCCCCCGACGTGCCGGCCGAGCGCTTCACCGCGATGACCCGCCTGGACCACAACCGCGCGGCCGCCCAGCTGGCGAAGAAGGCCGGCGTCACCGTCGAGGACGTCAAGAAGGTCACCATCTGGGGCAACCACTCCGCCACCCAGTACCCGGACCTGTTCCACGCCGAGATCTCCGGCAAGGCCGCGTTCGACGCGGTCGGCGGCGACCAGAAGTGGGTCGAGGACTTCTTCATCCCGAAGGTCGCCAAGCGCGGCGCCGAGATCATCGAGGTCCGCGGCGCCTCCTCGGCCGCCTCGGCCGCCAACGCCGCCATCGACCACGTCTTCACCTGGGTCAACGGCACCCCGGCCGGCGACTGGACCTCGATGGGCATCGTCTCCGACGGCTCCTACGGCGTGCCGGCGGGCCTGATCTCCTCGTTCCCGGTCACCACCGCGAACGGCGCCTTCGAGATCGTCCAGGGCCTGGAGATCTCCGACTTCGACCGCGCTCGGATCGACGCCTCGGTCGGCGAGCTGGCCGAGGAGCGCGACGCGGTCGCCGAGCTGGGCCTGATCTGA
- a CDS encoding hemolysin family protein, whose protein sequence is MNETLQDAALVLLFIILGGVFNIAEISLISLREGQIRALAERGTKRAARAAHLAADPNRFLAAVQVGVTCMGFLSAAFGADTLAGKLSPVFVRLGLSSGVADAVALVGLTLLISYLSLVLGELTPKRIGLQRAESIALLAAPVVDVMSVALRPVIWLLGRSTNLMVRLLGGDPKAGRGSMSSEELRGLVAANTELGSDERALIADVFAAGERQLREVMVPRTEVTFLDADQPLTEVREETSTSPHSRYPVVEGSYDAVVGFVHVRDLYRARGEQALRVREIARPVKLLPATKKVLEAMSEMRREGHHLAMVVDEYGGTAGIVTLEDLVEEVIGEIRDEYDSQETTATRRLVGGGVEVNGLLNLPDFAEETGVALPEGPYETVAGYVVAELGELPAVGDRVVTGDGVGLTVAALDGRRIDRILVRAAAVPEAAERSSEPPNEAGS, encoded by the coding sequence GTGAACGAAACCCTGCAGGACGCGGCCCTCGTCCTGCTCTTCATCATCCTCGGCGGGGTGTTCAACATCGCCGAGATCTCGCTGATCTCGCTGCGCGAGGGACAGATCAGGGCGCTGGCCGAGCGCGGCACCAAGCGGGCCGCCCGGGCCGCGCACCTGGCCGCCGACCCCAACCGGTTCCTGGCCGCGGTCCAGGTCGGGGTCACCTGCATGGGCTTCCTGTCGGCCGCCTTCGGCGCCGACACGCTGGCCGGCAAGCTCTCCCCGGTCTTCGTCCGGCTCGGCCTCTCCAGCGGGGTCGCGGACGCGGTCGCCCTGGTCGGGCTGACCCTGCTGATCTCCTACCTCTCACTGGTGCTGGGCGAGCTGACGCCCAAGCGGATCGGCCTGCAGCGGGCCGAGTCGATCGCCCTGCTGGCCGCGCCGGTGGTGGACGTGATGTCGGTGGCGCTGCGCCCGGTCATCTGGCTGCTCGGCCGGTCCACCAACCTGATGGTCCGACTGCTCGGCGGCGACCCCAAGGCCGGTCGCGGCTCGATGAGTTCGGAGGAGCTGCGCGGCCTGGTGGCCGCCAACACCGAGCTGGGCAGCGATGAGCGGGCGCTGATCGCCGACGTCTTCGCGGCCGGCGAGCGCCAGTTGCGCGAGGTGATGGTGCCGCGCACCGAGGTCACCTTCCTGGACGCCGACCAGCCGCTCACCGAGGTGCGCGAGGAGACCAGCACCTCGCCGCACTCGCGCTACCCGGTGGTCGAGGGCTCCTACGACGCGGTGGTCGGTTTCGTGCACGTCCGCGACCTCTACCGGGCCCGCGGCGAGCAGGCGCTGCGGGTGCGCGAGATCGCCCGTCCGGTCAAGCTGCTGCCGGCCACCAAGAAGGTGCTGGAGGCGATGAGCGAGATGCGTCGCGAGGGCCACCACCTGGCGATGGTGGTGGACGAGTACGGCGGCACGGCCGGCATCGTCACGCTGGAGGACCTGGTCGAGGAGGTGATCGGCGAGATCCGCGACGAGTACGACTCCCAGGAGACCACCGCGACCCGCCGGCTGGTCGGCGGCGGGGTCGAGGTGAACGGGCTGCTCAACCTGCCGGACTTCGCCGAGGAGACCGGGGTGGCGCTGCCCGAGGGGCCCTACGAGACGGTGGCCGGCTACGTGGTGGCCGAACTGGGCGAGCTGCCCGCGGTCGGCGACCGGGTGGTGACCGGGGACGGGGTGGGGCTGACCGTGGCGGCGCTGGACGGGCGCCGGATCGACCGGATCCTGGTGCGGGCGGCCGCCGTGCCCGAGGCGGCGGAACGATCGTCCGAACCTCCAAACGAAGCGGGGTCCTGA